Proteins encoded within one genomic window of Ideonella dechloratans:
- a CDS encoding protein kinase domain-containing protein yields the protein MSNTPLEALRAGRLHGVQRLDLTQLGLRELPREVFALADTLEILDLGGNALEDLPADLPRLHRLRVLFCTGNRFERMPEVLGQCPALEMVAFKSNRLREIPAAAIPPRLRWLILTDNQIDALPDTLGDCPRLEKLALAGNHLAALPASLARCEQLALLRIAANRFETLPDFLLSLPRLAWLAFGGNPLTVPHETAVLQHSPLPRQPWPQLEVQALLGQGASGQIHRVRDHAGQLRALKIFKGELTSDGLPSSELAASLQAGRHPRLIGVEARLTEHPTQAEGLLMPLVDPACSPLAGPPSLDSCSRDVYAPALRFTPQALLRLAAGLAEALRHLHERGVAHGDLYAHNILHDGAGQAWLGDFGAASLLQALPAAQAEAVQGLDMLAFGHLLEEGLARCDGAPPATLIGLRAACQQQVPDRRPLARDVAAALRPFLD from the coding sequence ATGTCGAACACCCCCCTGGAGGCCCTGCGCGCAGGCCGACTGCACGGCGTCCAGCGCCTGGACCTGACCCAGCTGGGGCTGCGCGAACTGCCACGCGAGGTCTTTGCGCTGGCGGACACGCTGGAGATCCTGGACCTGGGCGGCAATGCGCTGGAGGATCTGCCCGCCGACCTGCCCCGCCTGCACCGGCTGCGCGTCCTGTTCTGCACGGGCAACCGCTTCGAGCGCATGCCCGAAGTGCTGGGCCAGTGCCCGGCGCTGGAGATGGTGGCCTTCAAGAGCAACCGGCTGCGCGAGATCCCCGCGGCCGCGATCCCACCCCGGCTGCGCTGGCTGATCCTGACGGACAACCAGATCGACGCCCTGCCCGACACCCTGGGCGACTGCCCGCGGCTGGAGAAACTGGCCCTGGCGGGCAACCACCTCGCCGCCCTGCCCGCCAGCCTGGCCCGCTGCGAGCAACTGGCCCTGCTGCGCATCGCGGCCAACCGGTTCGAGACCCTGCCTGACTTCTTGCTGAGCCTGCCCCGGCTGGCCTGGCTGGCCTTTGGCGGCAACCCCTTGACCGTCCCGCACGAAACGGCGGTTCTGCAACACAGCCCCCTGCCCCGGCAGCCTTGGCCGCAGTTGGAGGTGCAGGCACTGCTGGGCCAGGGCGCCTCGGGCCAGATCCATCGCGTGCGCGACCACGCGGGACAGCTGCGGGCCCTGAAGATCTTCAAGGGCGAGCTGACCAGCGACGGGCTGCCCAGCAGCGAGCTGGCCGCCTCGCTGCAGGCGGGCCGGCATCCGCGCCTGATCGGGGTGGAGGCCCGCCTGACCGAGCACCCCACCCAGGCCGAGGGCCTGCTGATGCCCTTGGTGGATCCGGCCTGCAGCCCCCTGGCCGGCCCGCCCAGCCTGGACAGCTGCAGCCGCGATGTCTATGCGCCCGCGCTGCGCTTCACGCCGCAGGCGCTGCTGCGGCTGGCCGCGGGGCTGGCCGAGGCACTGCGGCACCTGCACGAGCGTGGCGTGGCCCACGGGGACCTCTACGCCCACAACATCCTGCACGATGGCGCGGGGCAAGCCTGGCTGGGGGATTTCGGGGCCGCGTCGCTGCTGCAGGCCCTGCCGGCGGCCCAGGCCGAGGCAGTGCAAGGGCTGGACATGCTGGCATTCGGTCACCTGCTGGAAGAAGGCCTGGCCCGCTGCGACGGCGCCCCGCCAGCCACCCTGATCGGCCTGCGCGCGGCCTGTCAGCAGCAGGTGCCCGATCGGCGTCCGCTCGCCCGCGACGTGGCGGCCGCGCTGCGTCCCTTCCTGGACTGA
- a CDS encoding zinc ribbon domain-containing protein YjdM produces the protein MSTLPACPQCQSAYTYEDGAMLVCPECGHEWSAAGAEPVATDEARVVRDAVGNVLQDGDTVTVIKDLKIKGSSSVVKVGTKVKNIRLAEGDHDIDCKIDGIGAMGLKSEFVKKV, from the coding sequence ATGAGCACCCTGCCCGCCTGCCCCCAGTGCCAATCGGCCTACACCTATGAAGACGGCGCGATGCTGGTCTGTCCCGAATGCGGCCACGAGTGGTCGGCCGCGGGGGCGGAGCCGGTGGCCACCGACGAGGCCCGTGTCGTCCGCGACGCCGTGGGCAACGTCCTGCAGGACGGCGACACGGTCACCGTCATCAAGGACCTCAAGATCAAGGGCTCCTCCTCGGTGGTCAAGGTCGGCACCAAGGTGAAGAACATCCGCCTGGCCGAGGGCGACCACGACATCGACTGCAAGATCGACGGCATCGGTGCGATGGGGCTCAAGTCCGAGTTCGTCAAGAAGGTCTGA
- a CDS encoding helix-turn-helix domain-containing protein: MSVPPSCAQGLTAGPFFSTPEQRLALARERFFGAGERPTGLVPEPVLASWGRCRGAGLDPARWPGMSLLSALRLDSARRQARALCQAAEGPLRELATALQASPAAIGLTDGHGVVLDTAGSAQPLSPQSADVGLRAGAEWSESALGTNAVALALAQGSAGQVRRGEHFYEAWGACHDAAAPVLDVGGQVVGTVLLMTQAPAFGFDPVAVVSQYASAIENQLLCQQADVDALLEFQTSPDLLGTPLAALLGVDARGQILWLNGVARRLTGWEGGPLPTVQGLLGEAAGEPAAGGAVRPLCLPSGLTVWLRGSPRAAVPEAAPASPDPELPGDEAAQASLRLADASRALIDQTLSACGGNVSLAAKRLGISRGRIYRHLQAQDKTTTVPATAERNPS, encoded by the coding sequence ATGTCCGTTCCGCCTTCCTGTGCCCAGGGCCTCACCGCCGGCCCCTTCTTCTCCACCCCCGAGCAACGCCTGGCGCTGGCGCGCGAGCGCTTTTTCGGGGCCGGCGAGCGTCCGACCGGGCTGGTGCCGGAACCGGTGCTGGCGTCCTGGGGCCGCTGCCGGGGCGCGGGCCTGGATCCGGCCCGCTGGCCCGGGATGTCGCTGCTGAGTGCCCTTCGGCTGGACAGTGCGCGGCGCCAGGCCCGGGCACTGTGTCAGGCCGCCGAAGGCCCCTTGCGGGAACTGGCCACTGCCTTGCAGGCCAGCCCTGCGGCCATCGGCCTGACCGATGGTCACGGGGTGGTGCTGGACACCGCCGGCAGCGCCCAGCCGCTGTCGCCCCAGAGCGCCGATGTGGGCTTGAGGGCCGGGGCCGAGTGGTCCGAAAGCGCGCTGGGCACCAATGCGGTGGCGCTGGCCCTGGCGCAGGGCAGTGCCGGCCAGGTGCGTCGTGGTGAACACTTCTACGAAGCCTGGGGGGCCTGCCACGACGCGGCGGCGCCGGTGCTGGATGTCGGCGGGCAGGTGGTGGGCACGGTGCTGCTGATGACCCAGGCGCCGGCCTTCGGCTTCGACCCGGTGGCCGTGGTGAGCCAGTACGCCTCGGCCATCGAGAACCAGTTGCTGTGCCAGCAGGCCGATGTCGACGCCTTGCTGGAGTTCCAGACCTCACCGGACCTGCTGGGCACGCCGCTGGCGGCGCTGCTGGGGGTGGATGCGCGGGGGCAGATCCTCTGGCTCAACGGGGTCGCGCGGCGCCTGACCGGCTGGGAGGGCGGGCCGCTGCCCACGGTGCAGGGCCTGCTGGGTGAGGCGGCCGGCGAGCCGGCCGCCGGGGGCGCGGTTCGCCCCCTGTGCCTGCCCAGCGGCCTCACGGTCTGGCTGCGTGGCAGCCCGCGGGCAGCCGTGCCCGAGGCCGCGCCAGCGTCGCCGGACCCGGAGTTGCCCGGCGACGAGGCCGCACAGGCCTCGCTGCGGCTGGCCGATGCCAGCCGGGCCCTGATCGACCAGACGCTGTCCGCCTGCGGGGGCAACGTCTCGCTGGCGGCCAAGCGGCTGGGCATCTCCCGCGGACGCATCTATCGCCATCTTCAGGCACAGGACAAGACCACCACCGTGCCTGCCACCGCCGAAAGGAATCCTTCGTGA
- the fdxA gene encoding ferredoxin FdxA, protein MTHVVTEACVRCKYTDCVDVCPVDCFREGPNFLAIDPDECIDCAVCIPECPVNAILPEEDVPGDQQAYIALNAELAKAWPSITKRKAPLPDAEEWKDRKNKIGEIIR, encoded by the coding sequence ATGACCCACGTCGTCACCGAAGCCTGCGTCCGTTGCAAGTACACCGACTGCGTCGATGTCTGCCCCGTGGATTGCTTCCGCGAAGGCCCCAACTTCCTGGCCATCGACCCGGACGAGTGCATCGACTGCGCCGTCTGCATCCCCGAGTGCCCGGTGAATGCCATCCTGCCCGAGGAGGACGTGCCGGGCGACCAGCAGGCCTACATCGCGCTGAACGCGGAGCTGGCCAAGGCCTGGCCCAGCATCACCAAGCGCAAGGCTCCGCTGCCCGACGCCGAGGAATGGAAGGACCGCAAGAACAAGATCGGCGAGATCATCCGCTGA
- a CDS encoding AMP-binding protein produces MNADVPAQGLRGFLDARRWLLDHRTDLATACAGFCWPRLEHFNWALDYFDPMARDNAAVALWIVDAAGQDEQVSFAELARRSSQVAMWLRAQGIQRGDRVLLMLGNERALWESMLALMKLGAVIVPATAQLTPQDLADRFSRGEVRHVICTAGQRDKFDAIAGDYTRIVVGHAAPGWRPFDEASTAPAEFVPLGQTQASDPLLLYFTSGTTSQPKLVAHSHESYPVGHLSTMYWLGLRPGDLHLNISSPGWAKHAWSTFFAPWNAGAGVLVLNHPRFSAEAVLEVLRSRPVSSLCAPPTVWRMLLRTGLGTRPPALADVMSAGEPLHPELMTSVQTAWGLCLRDGYGQTETTCQIGNPPGRPIQPGCMGWPLPGYRVELLDSNDQPAQEGEISLPLDAPLPPLMLGYAHEPERNGQAMRAGHYRTGDLARRDADGGFYYLSRADDVFKSSDYRISPPELEAVLLQHPAVAEVAVVPYPDDTRLAYPKAYVSLNPGWEAGALLAQELMAFGRERLAPFKRVRRVEFAPLPRTISGKVQRGLLRARELGRAACGERVAGEFREEDTAAG; encoded by the coding sequence GTGAACGCTGACGTGCCGGCGCAAGGGCTGCGGGGCTTTCTGGACGCCCGCCGCTGGTTGCTGGACCACCGCACCGACCTGGCCACGGCCTGTGCGGGCTTCTGCTGGCCGCGGCTGGAACACTTCAACTGGGCGCTGGACTACTTCGACCCGATGGCCCGTGACAACGCGGCCGTGGCCCTGTGGATCGTGGATGCCGCGGGGCAGGACGAGCAGGTGAGCTTCGCCGAGCTGGCGCGTCGCTCCAGCCAGGTGGCCATGTGGCTGCGCGCGCAGGGCATCCAGCGGGGTGACCGGGTGCTGCTGATGCTGGGCAACGAGCGCGCCCTGTGGGAGTCGATGCTGGCCCTGATGAAGCTGGGGGCGGTCATCGTGCCGGCCACGGCCCAGCTGACCCCGCAGGATCTGGCCGACCGCTTCAGCCGGGGCGAGGTGCGGCATGTCATCTGCACGGCCGGCCAGCGCGACAAGTTCGATGCCATCGCCGGGGACTACACCCGCATCGTCGTGGGCCATGCGGCCCCGGGTTGGCGGCCATTCGACGAAGCCAGCACGGCGCCGGCCGAATTCGTTCCACTGGGGCAGACCCAGGCCAGCGACCCGCTGCTGCTGTACTTCACCTCGGGCACCACCAGCCAGCCCAAGCTGGTGGCCCACAGCCACGAGAGCTACCCGGTGGGCCACCTCTCCACCATGTACTGGCTGGGGCTGCGGCCGGGTGACCTGCACCTGAACATCTCCAGCCCGGGCTGGGCCAAGCACGCCTGGAGCACCTTCTTCGCGCCCTGGAACGCCGGGGCCGGCGTGCTGGTGCTCAACCATCCCCGCTTCAGCGCCGAGGCGGTGCTGGAGGTGCTGCGCAGCCGGCCGGTCAGCTCGCTGTGTGCGCCGCCCACGGTCTGGCGCATGCTGCTGCGGACCGGCTTGGGGACGCGGCCGCCCGCACTGGCCGACGTGATGAGCGCCGGCGAGCCCCTGCATCCGGAGCTGATGACCTCGGTGCAGACGGCCTGGGGCCTGTGCCTGCGCGATGGCTACGGGCAGACCGAGACCACCTGCCAGATCGGCAACCCGCCGGGCCGGCCGATCCAGCCGGGCTGCATGGGCTGGCCATTGCCGGGCTACCGCGTGGAGCTGCTGGACAGCAACGACCAGCCTGCCCAGGAAGGGGAGATCAGCCTGCCCCTGGACGCGCCGCTGCCGCCGCTGATGCTGGGCTATGCCCACGAGCCGGAGCGCAATGGCCAGGCCATGCGCGCCGGGCACTACCGCACCGGCGACCTGGCGCGGCGGGATGCCGACGGCGGCTTCTACTACCTCAGCCGGGCCGACGACGTGTTCAAGTCCTCCGACTACCGGATCAGCCCGCCCGAGCTGGAGGCCGTGCTGCTGCAGCATCCTGCCGTGGCCGAGGTGGCCGTGGTGCCCTATCCGGACGACACCCGCCTGGCCTATCCCAAGGCCTATGTGAGCCTGAACCCGGGCTGGGAGGCCGGGGCCCTGCTGGCCCAGGAGTTGATGGCCTTCGGGCGGGAGCGACTGGCCCCTTTCAAGCGGGTGCGGCGGGTGGAGTTCGCACCCTTGCCGCGCACCATCTCCGGCAAGGTGCAGCGGGGGCTGCTGCGGGCCCGGGAACTGGGGCGGGCCGCCTGTGGCGAGCGGGTGGCCGGGGAATTCCGCGAGGAAGATACCGCGGCCGGATGA
- a CDS encoding H-NS histone family protein has protein sequence MHDAESHPPSDQPDPDAALPTADLLQQPLSRRERAAVIARIGALMEYWGITVADLEGETPDLPPPAALPRPVKYRHPVTGDTWDGDGPHPDWLRSALLKEGYRLDELRPGPASEADH, from the coding sequence ATGCACGACGCCGAATCGCATCCGCCCAGCGACCAGCCTGATCCGGACGCCGCACTGCCGACGGCAGATCTGCTTCAGCAGCCGCTCTCCCGGCGTGAACGGGCCGCCGTCATCGCGCGCATCGGGGCCTTGATGGAGTACTGGGGCATCACGGTGGCCGATCTGGAAGGCGAGACGCCGGACCTGCCCCCGCCCGCCGCCCTCCCCCGCCCGGTCAAGTACCGCCACCCCGTCACCGGCGACACCTGGGACGGTGACGGCCCTCACCCCGACTGGTTGCGCAGCGCCCTGCTCAAGGAAGGCTATCGCCTGGACGAGCTGCGCCCGGGTCCAGCATCCGAAGCAGACCACTGA
- a CDS encoding AMP-binding protein, with protein sequence MSDNAATQAFLQARQFLQNHREDYATAYAGFQWPVLDRFNWALDYFDVMARGNNAPALWIVEEDGREEKLSFAQLSQRSSQAANWLRAQGVQRGDRVLLMLANERPLWEAMLGLIKLGAVMIPATTLLVGDDLRDRFDRGDVKHVIVGHAHAGKFDEMPGQYTRIVVGADVAGWQRFEQAYEASADFTPEGQTLASDPLLLYFTSGTTSKPKLVLHSHQSYPVGHLSTMYWIGLKPGDIHLNISSPGWAKHAWSCFFAPWNAGACVFIYNYSRFQAPALLDVLQAKGVTSLCAPPTVWRMLIQQDLAAWKVSLRELVGAGEPLNPEVIEQVRRAWGLTIRDGFGQSETTCQIGNTPGQPVKEGSMGRPLPGYKVVLLDIDDQAVEEGEVSLELGDARPLGLMLGYAGDPEKTEQVMRNGRYRTGDVAQRDAQGYITYVGRADDVFKSSDYRLSPFELESVLIEHPDVVEAAVIPSPDPLRLSVPKAVIVLRDGVEEGPEAALSIFSFCREHLAPYKRIRRIEFATLPKTISGKIQRAVLRKGEAQRVAEGQRGEREYWEEDFPALAKR encoded by the coding sequence ATGAGCGACAACGCCGCCACGCAGGCCTTTCTCCAGGCCCGCCAATTTCTGCAGAACCACCGCGAGGATTACGCCACCGCCTACGCCGGCTTTCAGTGGCCGGTGCTGGACCGCTTCAACTGGGCCCTGGACTATTTCGATGTGATGGCGCGTGGCAACAATGCGCCGGCCCTGTGGATCGTCGAGGAGGATGGTCGGGAAGAGAAGCTCAGCTTCGCCCAATTGTCGCAGCGCTCCAGTCAGGCGGCCAACTGGCTGCGCGCGCAAGGTGTGCAGCGCGGCGACCGCGTGCTGCTGATGCTGGCCAACGAACGTCCGCTGTGGGAGGCCATGCTGGGCCTGATCAAGCTCGGCGCGGTGATGATCCCGGCTACCACCCTGCTGGTGGGGGACGACCTGCGCGACCGTTTCGACCGCGGTGACGTCAAGCACGTGATCGTCGGCCACGCCCATGCCGGCAAGTTCGACGAGATGCCCGGCCAGTACACCCGCATCGTGGTGGGCGCCGACGTGGCTGGTTGGCAGCGCTTCGAGCAGGCTTACGAGGCCTCGGCGGATTTCACGCCCGAAGGCCAGACCCTGGCCAGCGACCCGCTGCTGCTGTACTTCACCTCGGGCACCACGTCCAAGCCCAAGCTGGTGCTGCACAGCCACCAGAGCTATCCGGTGGGGCATCTGTCGACCATGTATTGGATCGGCCTGAAGCCGGGCGACATCCACCTGAACATCTCCTCGCCGGGCTGGGCCAAGCATGCCTGGAGCTGCTTCTTCGCGCCCTGGAATGCCGGGGCCTGCGTGTTCATCTACAACTACAGTCGCTTCCAGGCGCCGGCCCTGCTGGACGTGCTGCAGGCCAAGGGCGTGACCTCGCTGTGCGCCCCGCCCACCGTCTGGCGCATGCTGATCCAGCAGGACCTGGCGGCCTGGAAGGTGAGCCTGCGCGAACTGGTGGGCGCGGGCGAGCCGCTCAACCCGGAGGTGATCGAACAGGTGCGCCGGGCCTGGGGCCTGACCATCCGCGATGGCTTCGGCCAGTCGGAGACCACCTGCCAGATCGGCAACACCCCCGGCCAACCGGTGAAGGAAGGCAGCATGGGCCGGCCGCTGCCGGGCTACAAGGTGGTGCTGCTGGACATCGACGACCAGGCGGTGGAAGAGGGTGAGGTGAGCCTGGAACTGGGCGACGCGCGGCCCCTGGGCCTGATGCTGGGCTATGCAGGCGACCCGGAGAAGACCGAGCAGGTGATGCGCAACGGCCGCTACCGCACCGGCGATGTGGCCCAGCGCGATGCCCAGGGCTACATCACCTACGTGGGTCGGGCCGACGACGTGTTCAAGTCCTCGGACTACCGGCTCAGCCCCTTCGAGCTGGAGTCGGTGCTGATCGAGCATCCGGACGTGGTCGAGGCCGCGGTCATTCCCAGCCCGGACCCGCTGCGCCTGTCGGTGCCCAAGGCGGTCATCGTGCTGCGCGACGGCGTGGAGGAGGGGCCGGAGGCGGCGCTGTCGATTTTCAGCTTCTGCCGCGAGCATCTGGCGCCGTACAAGCGCATCCGGCGCATCGAATTCGCCACCTTGCCCAAGACCATCTCCGGCAAGATCCAGCGCGCGGTGCTGCGCAAGGGCGAGGCCCAGCGCGTGGCCGAGGGGCAACGCGGCGAGCGCGAGTACTGGGAGGAGGATTTCCCCGCATTGGCGAAACGCTGA
- a CDS encoding TonB-dependent siderophore receptor encodes MAACRTRSPASFPSRTPLCLALGLIGTVAGAQTVAVADATPSVITVTGQRATWPSTGVAGFGEVPAARAPFQTQGYDSATLSDAGITALNELTRLDPGLGDAYNSTGYWASFSMRGYALDNRFNYRRDGLPINAETAISLDNKERVELLRGTSGIQAGTSAPGGMVDFVVKRPRGDQKSFFLGYTQSGSLKAAADIDQTLGADGQAGLRINASVEKLDPQLRDAPGHRQLLAAAGTLRVSPATLLEAEIEYSHQSQPSQPGFSLLGGTLPKAGSINPRINLNNQAWTLPVVFDDTTASLRWTEQLDRDWRLQTQAMVQRLTNNDRAAFPFGCSSEDNYQSYCSDGSLDLYDYRSEHEHRTSRAVQTELQGHARWFGLAQDLTAGLLWNDYRGRFGPQAYNWAGVGQIDGSVQVPAAPEAGYTNTNRTERSLEWTLRDVVTLAEPTRLWLGLRHTTLHRDSVNTDGSEPTRSAQAFTTPWLALSQQFTPALMGYASWGQGAESSVVPNLPIYSNAGQGSTHKSRQTELGLKYADDTWAASLTGFDIHRPATRDTGSCDIDSSCTQVSDGNDHHRGLEASLSGHWAGWTLDTGALWLRARREGSGDASLNGLAPTNVPRQTLRAALDYALPDWPGLSLQASVLHEGQREVLPDNSLSLPAWTSWGLAARYQWQQGSGTRYTLRAGVDNLFGVRAWKESPYQYDHVYLYPLDPRTFRISLQASL; translated from the coding sequence ATGGCTGCTTGCCGTACCCGTTCTCCTGCCTCCTTCCCCTCTCGCACGCCGCTGTGCCTGGCCCTGGGCCTGATCGGCACGGTGGCCGGCGCCCAGACCGTGGCTGTGGCGGACGCCACGCCCAGCGTCATCACCGTCACCGGCCAACGGGCCACCTGGCCCAGCACCGGCGTGGCCGGCTTTGGCGAGGTGCCGGCTGCCCGTGCGCCCTTCCAGACGCAGGGTTATGACAGCGCGACGCTGAGCGACGCCGGCATCACCGCCCTGAACGAACTGACCCGGCTGGACCCGGGGCTGGGCGACGCCTACAACTCCACCGGCTACTGGGCCTCGTTCAGCATGCGCGGTTATGCACTGGACAACCGCTTCAACTACCGGCGTGACGGCCTGCCGATCAATGCCGAAACCGCCATTTCGCTGGACAACAAGGAGCGCGTGGAGCTGCTGCGCGGCACCAGCGGCATCCAGGCCGGCACCAGCGCCCCCGGCGGTATGGTGGACTTCGTGGTCAAGCGTCCGCGGGGCGACCAGAAGAGCTTCTTCCTGGGCTACACCCAGAGCGGCAGCCTGAAGGCCGCGGCGGACATCGACCAGACCCTGGGCGCCGACGGTCAGGCGGGCCTGCGCATCAATGCCTCGGTCGAGAAGCTCGACCCGCAGTTGCGCGACGCCCCGGGCCACCGCCAGTTGCTGGCGGCGGCGGGCACCCTGCGGGTGTCGCCTGCCACGCTGCTGGAGGCCGAGATCGAGTACAGCCACCAGTCCCAGCCCAGCCAGCCCGGCTTCAGCCTGCTGGGCGGCACGCTGCCCAAGGCCGGCAGCATCAACCCGCGCATCAACCTCAACAACCAGGCCTGGACCCTGCCGGTGGTCTTCGACGACACCACCGCCAGCCTGCGCTGGACCGAGCAACTCGACCGCGACTGGCGGCTGCAGACCCAGGCCATGGTGCAGCGCCTGACCAACAACGACCGCGCCGCCTTCCCCTTCGGCTGCAGCAGCGAGGACAACTACCAGAGCTATTGCAGCGATGGCAGCCTCGACCTGTACGACTACCGCAGCGAGCACGAGCACCGCACCAGCCGTGCCGTGCAGACCGAGTTGCAGGGCCACGCCCGGTGGTTCGGCCTGGCGCAGGATCTGACCGCCGGCCTGCTGTGGAACGACTACCGCGGCCGCTTCGGCCCGCAGGCCTACAACTGGGCCGGCGTCGGGCAGATCGATGGCAGCGTGCAGGTGCCCGCCGCGCCGGAGGCCGGCTACACCAACACCAACCGCACCGAACGCAGCCTGGAGTGGACGCTGCGCGACGTGGTGACGCTGGCCGAACCCACCCGCCTGTGGCTGGGCCTGCGCCACACCACCCTGCACCGCGACAGCGTCAACACCGATGGCAGCGAACCCACCCGCAGCGCGCAGGCCTTCACCACGCCGTGGCTGGCCCTGAGCCAGCAGTTCACCCCCGCCCTGATGGGCTACGCCAGCTGGGGCCAGGGCGCCGAGAGCTCGGTGGTGCCGAACCTGCCGATCTACAGCAACGCGGGCCAGGGCAGCACCCACAAGAGCCGGCAGACCGAGCTGGGCCTGAAGTACGCGGACGACACCTGGGCCGCCAGCCTCACCGGCTTCGACATCCACCGCCCGGCCACCCGCGACACCGGCAGCTGCGACATCGACAGCAGCTGCACCCAGGTGTCCGACGGCAACGACCACCACCGCGGCCTGGAGGCCAGCCTGTCGGGCCACTGGGCCGGCTGGACGCTGGACACCGGCGCCTTGTGGCTGCGGGCCCGCCGCGAGGGCTCGGGCGATGCCAGCCTCAACGGCCTGGCCCCCACCAATGTGCCACGTCAGACCCTGCGTGCCGCGCTGGACTACGCCCTGCCCGATTGGCCGGGGCTGAGCCTGCAGGCCTCGGTGCTGCACGAAGGTCAGCGCGAGGTGCTGCCCGACAACAGCCTGAGCCTGCCCGCCTGGACCAGCTGGGGCCTGGCGGCCCGTTACCAATGGCAGCAAGGGTCAGGCACGCGCTACACGTTGCGTGCCGGCGTGGACAACCTGTTCGGCGTGCGGGCCTGGAAGGAGAGCCCCTACCAGTACGACCACGTCTATCTCTACCCGCTCGATCCGCGGACTTTCCGGATTTCTTTGCAGGCGAGCTTGTAA
- a CDS encoding phosphoadenylyl-sulfate reductase, whose product MTDLSVLPGAARASAIELYARKTTGHEFRVEAAIQWLKRAAEQHAGHVVLANSLGAEDMVLTDLIARHQIPIAIGTLDTGALHAETLALIPKIEQRYGLKVEVYRPREEAVVQFVRKNGEKAMYQSLELRKGCCQVRKLEPLGRMLEGRSAWVTGLRHEQSKNRSDMPAHEIEPNGRAKFNPLVDWTWADVWHYIASHDVPYNDLHDQFMPSIGCAPCTRAIAVGEEFRAGRWWWEDEKAKECGLHVSTAHPVDAAQKEAPAHA is encoded by the coding sequence ATGACCGATCTGTCCGTGTTGCCCGGCGCCGCCCGCGCCAGTGCCATCGAGCTCTATGCCCGCAAGACCACCGGCCATGAGTTTCGCGTCGAAGCCGCCATCCAATGGCTCAAGCGTGCTGCCGAGCAGCATGCCGGCCATGTCGTCCTGGCCAACAGCCTGGGCGCCGAGGACATGGTGCTGACCGACCTGATCGCCCGGCACCAGATCCCGATCGCCATCGGCACGCTGGACACCGGTGCCCTGCACGCCGAAACCCTGGCCCTGATCCCGAAGATCGAGCAGCGCTACGGATTGAAGGTGGAGGTCTATCGCCCCCGCGAGGAAGCCGTGGTGCAGTTCGTGCGCAAGAACGGCGAGAAGGCCATGTACCAGAGCCTGGAGTTGCGCAAGGGCTGCTGCCAGGTGCGCAAGCTGGAGCCGCTGGGACGCATGCTGGAAGGCCGCAGTGCCTGGGTGACCGGCCTGCGCCACGAGCAGTCCAAGAACCGCTCGGACATGCCGGCCCACGAGATCGAGCCCAACGGCCGCGCCAAGTTCAACCCGCTGGTCGACTGGACCTGGGCCGACGTGTGGCACTACATCGCCAGCCACGACGTGCCCTACAACGACCTGCACGACCAGTTCATGCCCAGCATCGGCTGCGCACCCTGCACCCGGGCGATCGCGGTGGGCGAGGAGTTCCGGGCCGGCCGCTGGTGGTGGGAAGACGAGAAGGCCAAGGAGTGCGGCCTGCACGTCAGCACGGCCCACCCGGTGGACGCCGCCCAAAAGGAAGCCCCGGCGCACGCCTGA
- the cobA gene encoding uroporphyrinogen-III C-methyltransferase, translating to MPSGHVVFIGAGPGAADLITLRGLAALQRAQVVLADALTDPALREHAPQAEWIDVGKRGFAHATGQARINALLVEHALAGRQVARLKGGDPSIFGRLEEELQALAGVGVSCEVIPGVTAAVAAAAQSLRPLTRRGQGRTVALTTAMTLQHALQAGHHADTEVFYMAGQQLGALAHSLSACGWPSDTAVSVVSRAGCADARVSTHNVGTLAEAAAEHAGRPAVVTVGVGATPATVAAGSGLTSPA from the coding sequence ATGCCTTCAGGACATGTCGTCTTCATCGGCGCAGGCCCGGGTGCCGCCGACCTGATCACGCTGCGCGGGCTGGCCGCCCTGCAGCGGGCGCAGGTGGTGCTGGCCGATGCCCTGACCGACCCCGCGCTGCGCGAGCATGCGCCGCAGGCCGAGTGGATCGACGTGGGCAAGCGTGGCTTCGCCCATGCCACGGGCCAGGCCCGCATCAATGCCTTGCTGGTGGAACATGCCCTGGCCGGGCGGCAGGTGGCCCGGCTCAAGGGCGGTGACCCCAGCATCTTCGGCCGGCTGGAGGAAGAACTGCAGGCCCTGGCCGGGGTGGGCGTGTCCTGCGAAGTGATCCCCGGCGTGACCGCTGCCGTCGCGGCCGCTGCGCAGAGCCTGCGCCCGCTGACGCGGCGCGGCCAGGGACGGACCGTGGCCCTGACCACCGCCATGACCTTGCAGCACGCCCTGCAGGCGGGCCATCATGCAGACACCGAGGTGTTCTACATGGCGGGCCAGCAACTGGGTGCCCTGGCCCACAGCCTGTCGGCCTGCGGCTGGCCGTCGGACACGGCCGTCAGCGTGGTGTCCCGCGCGGGCTGCGCGGACGCCCGGGTGTCGACCCACAACGTGGGTACGCTGGCCGAGGCGGCGGCGGAGCATGCCGGCCGGCCGGCGGTCGTCACCGTGGGGGTGGGCGCCACGCCTGCCACGGTGGCTGCGGGATCCGGCCTGACGAGCCCGGCATGA